Proteins encoded together in one Mobula birostris isolate sMobBir1 chromosome 21, sMobBir1.hap1, whole genome shotgun sequence window:
- the slc25a16 gene encoding solute carrier family 25 member 16 isoform X2, translating into MAGSMAGITAVICTYPLDMIRARLAFQVKGEHKYTGIIDAFRVIYAQEGGFRGFYRGLTPTIIGMAPYAGISFFTFGTLKSIGLSHAPELLGRPSSDNPNVLVLKSHVNLVCGGTAGAIAQTVSYPLDVARRRMQLGSILTEAEKYVTMCKTLRYVYNEHGIRKGLYRGLSLNYIRCIPSQAVAFTTYELMRQILHLN; encoded by the exons ATGGCTGGATCCATGGCAG GGATTACTGCTGTAATATGCACTTATCCACTGGACATGATTCGAGCACGTCTGGCATTCCAGGTCAAAGGGGAGCACAAGTACACTggaatcattgatgctttcagaGTTATTTATGCACAG GAAGGAGGATTTCGAGGGTTTTATAGAGGCCTAACTCCTACTATCATTGGCATGGCTCCTTATGCAG GAATTTCCTTCTTCACATTTGGCACGTTGAAGAGCATTGGACTCAGCCATGCCCCTGAGTTGCTAGGAAGACCTTCTTCTGACAATCCCAATGTTTTGGTATTAAAATCCCATGTGAATTTGGTGTGTGGTGGAACAGCAGGAGCGATTGCTCAAACAGTATC GTATCCACTGGATGTGGCTCGACGGCGAATGCAGTTAGGCTCCATTTTGACTGAGGCTGAAAAATATGT AACAATGTGCAAGACCTTGAGATATGTCTACAATGAACACGGTATACGGAAGGGCCTGTACCGGGGGCTTTCTCTCAATTATATTCGCTGTATCCCATCTCAGGCCGTGGCATTTACTACCTATGAACTAATGAGGCAAATTCTTCATCTGAACTAA